One genomic segment of Nonomuraea coxensis DSM 45129 includes these proteins:
- a CDS encoding TetR/AcrR family transcriptional regulator, which yields MSGDRRVRRTRRLVQEALVALILEKGYDAVTVTDVIARADVGRSTFYAHFADKQDVLFSSLDELSFLRPAPVGEGGGLFAFSLPMFEHAREQRRLVRALLGRGGGGNRVVARGERLLTSIVTDELLAAGARPSPALDLLATCVVGAFMALLRAWADGETTATPAELDAAFRAAVEPGARAALDQTPAHQGRPADQPGPWG from the coding sequence GTGTCCGGAGACCGCAGGGTGCGGCGGACGCGGCGGCTCGTCCAGGAGGCGCTGGTGGCGCTGATCCTGGAGAAGGGCTACGACGCGGTCACCGTCACCGACGTCATCGCACGCGCCGACGTGGGCCGCTCCACCTTCTACGCGCACTTCGCCGACAAGCAGGACGTGCTGTTCAGCAGCCTCGACGAGCTGTCCTTCCTGCGTCCGGCCCCGGTGGGGGAGGGGGGCGGGCTGTTCGCGTTCAGCCTGCCGATGTTCGAACACGCCCGCGAGCAGCGGCGGCTCGTCCGCGCGCTGCTGGGCCGGGGCGGCGGCGGCAACCGGGTCGTGGCGCGCGGCGAGCGCCTGCTCACCTCGATCGTCACGGACGAGCTCCTGGCCGCGGGCGCGCGGCCCTCGCCCGCGCTCGACCTGCTGGCGACCTGCGTGGTGGGGGCGTTCATGGCGCTGCTGCGCGCCTGGGCGGACGGCGAGACCACGGCCACGCCCGCCGAGCTGGACGCCGCCTTCCGCGCCGCCGTCGAGCCCGGCGCCCGCGCGGCCCTCGACCAGACACCGGCCCACCAGGGACGGCCCGCGGACCAGCCAGGACCCTGGGGCTAG
- a CDS encoding NAD(P)-dependent alcohol dehydrogenase, with translation MKAFVLDSYGSPDALTLTELPRPVPGPGEVLVRVRATSVQPFDWHLMRGEPRLARLMPGGPGLFRPSLPILGADVAGVVEEIGPGVTEAAPGDEVYAMSGGGGFGEYAAVKVADLAPKPRTLSFEEAAAVPMAAQTALLAVRDDGGLEEGQRVLVNGASGGVGTFAVQLARAFGGRVTGVCSPANLDLVRSLGAEEVADYTKEDVLGLGRRFDLVVDIAGSHPGRAYRRLIRPKGRHVQVGGRGSRWLQPMGRMFGTLAVAPFLPHQVAITNGPWKETRRNLITLGELIDAGEVRPVIDRRYPFGDIPAAVRYQEEGHARGKVVVTVAES, from the coding sequence ATGAAGGCCTTCGTCCTCGACTCCTACGGCTCCCCCGACGCCCTGACGCTCACCGAGCTGCCCCGCCCCGTGCCCGGCCCCGGCGAGGTGCTGGTACGGGTGCGCGCCACGTCCGTCCAGCCCTTCGACTGGCACCTGATGCGCGGCGAGCCGCGCCTGGCCCGCCTCATGCCCGGCGGCCCCGGCCTGTTCCGGCCGAGCCTGCCGATCCTCGGCGCGGACGTCGCCGGCGTCGTCGAGGAGATCGGCCCCGGCGTGACCGAGGCCGCGCCCGGCGACGAGGTGTACGCCATGTCCGGCGGGGGCGGCTTCGGCGAGTACGCCGCCGTCAAGGTCGCCGACCTGGCGCCCAAGCCGCGGACGCTGTCGTTCGAGGAGGCCGCGGCGGTGCCGATGGCGGCGCAGACCGCCCTGCTGGCCGTGCGGGACGACGGCGGACTGGAGGAGGGGCAGCGGGTGCTGGTCAACGGCGCCTCCGGCGGCGTGGGCACGTTCGCGGTGCAGCTCGCGCGGGCGTTCGGCGGGAGGGTCACCGGCGTGTGCAGCCCGGCGAACCTGGACCTGGTGCGCTCGCTCGGCGCCGAGGAGGTGGCGGACTACACCAAGGAGGACGTCCTCGGTCTCGGCCGCCGCTTCGACCTGGTCGTCGACATCGCGGGCAGCCACCCCGGGCGGGCCTACCGGCGGCTGATCCGCCCGAAGGGGCGGCACGTACAGGTGGGCGGGCGGGGCAGCCGGTGGCTGCAGCCGATGGGGCGGATGTTCGGGACGCTGGCGGTCGCGCCGTTCCTGCCGCACCAGGTCGCCATCACCAACGGCCCGTGGAAGGAGACCCGGCGCAACCTGATCACGCTGGGCGAGCTCATCGACGCCGGCGAGGTGCGGCCGGTGATCGACCGGCGGTACCCGTTCGGGGACATCCCGGCGGCCGTCCGCTACCAGGAGGAGGGCCACGCGCGCGGCAAGGTGGTCGTCACCGTGGCGGAGTCGTGA
- a CDS encoding alpha/beta hydrolase: protein MIFRRFAVMTALVPLTATTAAATLAAPPVGADAGRPAAPTGEELRWTRCPAPAPAQGNGGRPAPLPDGTAWECATLKVPLDHARPGGERLPLALVRARARPGEGERRIGSLVLNFGGPGDSGVFTLPAMARKHYLKLHRRYDLVSFDPRGVGRSGGVRCLDGRAFDAWRRLDGTPDGPAEERALTGGFRAYAAACARHARAVLPYVGTENAARDLDLLRQALGEERLHYFGISYGTKLGGVYAHLFPHRVGRMVLDAVVDPTENAEQVALHQAKGFQRALGNFLRDCAGRRGCPAAGGRPPRRKGAEQDTRQAQRLRQAERRITRLITRLDARPLPTAGGRPLTQTQALYGVAAALYSREFWPYLRLALRSAIEDGKGDLLLFFADALHGRGDGGRYTSLQSANAAVNCADSSDRYTARDVRARLPKFRAASPVFGELLAWGLLQCADWPVAGAARGFDVSAPGAPPILVVGTTGDPATPYEGAATMAERLGVGVELVHQGEGHGAYGAGSACVDGTVNRFLLDGTVPANHTTCP from the coding sequence ATGATCTTCAGGAGATTCGCGGTCATGACCGCCCTGGTTCCGCTGACGGCCACCACTGCGGCCGCCACCCTGGCCGCCCCGCCCGTGGGGGCGGACGCGGGGCGGCCCGCCGCTCCCACCGGCGAGGAGCTCAGGTGGACGCGGTGCCCGGCGCCGGCCCCCGCCCAGGGGAACGGCGGCCGGCCGGCACCGCTGCCCGACGGCACCGCGTGGGAGTGCGCGACGCTGAAGGTGCCGCTGGACCACGCCCGTCCCGGCGGGGAGCGGCTGCCGCTGGCGCTCGTCCGCGCCAGGGCCAGGCCGGGCGAGGGCGAGCGGCGGATCGGCTCGCTCGTCCTCAACTTCGGCGGCCCCGGCGACTCCGGCGTCTTCACGCTGCCGGCCATGGCCAGGAAGCACTACCTGAAGCTGCACCGGCGCTACGACCTGGTCAGCTTCGACCCGCGCGGCGTCGGCCGCAGCGGCGGGGTGCGCTGCCTGGACGGGCGGGCGTTCGACGCCTGGCGGCGCCTGGACGGCACCCCCGACGGCCCGGCCGAGGAGCGCGCCCTGACCGGCGGGTTCCGCGCGTACGCCGCCGCCTGCGCCCGCCACGCCCGCGCCGTGCTGCCGTACGTCGGCACCGAGAACGCCGCCCGCGACCTCGACCTCCTGCGGCAGGCCCTCGGCGAGGAGCGGCTGCACTACTTCGGCATCTCGTACGGCACCAAGCTCGGCGGCGTCTACGCCCACCTGTTCCCGCACCGGGTGGGCCGGATGGTGCTGGACGCCGTCGTGGACCCCACCGAGAACGCCGAGCAGGTCGCCCTGCACCAGGCGAAGGGTTTCCAGCGGGCGCTGGGCAACTTCCTGCGCGACTGCGCCGGGCGGCGCGGCTGCCCGGCGGCGGGCGGCCGGCCCCCCAGGCGGAAGGGCGCGGAACAGGACACCCGGCAGGCCCAGCGGCTCCGGCAGGCCGAGCGGCGGATCACCCGGCTGATCACCCGGCTCGACGCCCGCCCGCTGCCCACCGCGGGAGGGCGGCCGCTCACCCAGACCCAAGCCCTGTACGGCGTCGCCGCCGCCCTCTACTCCCGCGAGTTCTGGCCGTACCTGCGGCTCGCGCTGCGCTCGGCGATCGAGGACGGCAAGGGGGACCTGCTGCTGTTCTTCGCCGACGCCCTCCACGGCCGGGGCGACGGCGGCCGCTACACGAGCCTGCAGTCCGCCAACGCCGCCGTGAACTGCGCGGACTCCAGCGACCGCTACACCGCCCGGGACGTGCGCGCCCGGCTGCCGAAGTTCCGGGCGGCCTCGCCGGTCTTCGGCGAGCTGCTGGCCTGGGGCCTGCTGCAGTGCGCGGACTGGCCGGTCGCCGGGGCGGCGCGCGGCTTCGACGTGAGCGCCCCAGGCGCGCCGCCCATCCTCGTGGTCGGCACCACCGGAGACCCGGCGACCCCGTACGAGGGCGCGGCCACCATGGCCGAGCGGCTGGGCGTCGGCGTGGAACTCGTCCACCAGGGCGAGGGCCACGGCGCGTACGGCGCGGGCAGCGCCTGCGTGGACGGCACCGTGAACCGTTTCCTCCTGGACGGCACGGTCCCGGCGAACCACACCACCTGCCCGTGA
- a CDS encoding S41 family peptidase — MPPFVDADALTAAAVAQGLDLGTDEIGRAVKLLYVPEAITAAESTDAAALTAEPAEPGAAVPTSMPSVFRARSVTTASGTFGHLRVFTFNVQDPDGFVREFVRLAGLLPQDGLIVDVRGNGGGHIHAAEFILQTLTPRPITPEPTQFITSPLNVRICAQHEQDPTGQIDLGPWCPSMNQALETGAVHSGGFSATDIFAAGFQDHGIGPVLGVDDNTGAGGANVWTHALLKLLLELPEPVQDSPYRELPGGANMRVAIRRTLRVHDRAGTPVEDLGVVPDERHRMTRRDVLGGNADLLEHAGRLLAALPARRLEVRIADSGDELTLRTHLLDRADVYVDGRPRASADLTGESVTVPVPGAGAARTVRVEGFHEGVLAAARTIVR; from the coding sequence GTGCCGCCGTTCGTCGACGCCGACGCGCTCACCGCCGCGGCCGTCGCCCAGGGCCTCGACCTCGGCACCGACGAGATCGGCCGGGCCGTCAAGCTGCTCTACGTGCCCGAGGCGATCACGGCGGCCGAGTCCACGGACGCCGCCGCGCTCACCGCCGAGCCGGCCGAGCCGGGCGCGGCCGTCCCGACGTCGATGCCGTCGGTGTTCCGGGCGCGCAGCGTCACCACCGCCTCGGGCACGTTCGGCCACCTGCGCGTGTTCACCTTCAACGTGCAGGACCCGGACGGTTTCGTCCGCGAGTTCGTGCGGCTCGCCGGCCTGCTGCCGCAGGACGGGCTCATCGTGGACGTGCGCGGCAACGGCGGCGGCCACATCCACGCCGCCGAGTTCATCCTCCAGACGCTCACGCCCCGCCCGATCACCCCTGAGCCGACGCAGTTCATCACGTCGCCGCTCAACGTGCGCATCTGCGCCCAGCACGAGCAGGACCCCACGGGCCAGATCGACCTCGGCCCCTGGTGCCCGTCGATGAACCAGGCCCTGGAGACCGGCGCGGTCCACTCCGGCGGCTTCTCGGCGACCGACATCTTCGCCGCCGGGTTCCAGGACCACGGGATCGGGCCGGTGCTCGGCGTCGACGACAACACCGGCGCGGGCGGCGCGAACGTGTGGACCCACGCCCTGCTCAAGCTGCTGCTGGAGCTGCCCGAGCCGGTCCAGGACAGCCCGTACCGGGAGCTGCCCGGCGGGGCGAACATGCGGGTGGCGATCCGGCGCACGCTGCGGGTGCACGACCGGGCCGGCACGCCGGTCGAGGACCTCGGCGTCGTGCCGGACGAGCGCCACCGCATGACGCGGCGCGACGTCCTCGGCGGCAACGCCGATCTGCTGGAGCACGCGGGACGGCTGCTCGCCGCGCTGCCCGCGCGCCGCCTGGAGGTGCGGATCGCGGACTCGGGGGACGAGCTGACCCTGCGCACCCACCTGCTCGACCGGGCCGACGTCTACGTGGACGGCCGGCCGCGGGCGTCGGCGGACCTGACGGGGGAGAGCGTCACGGTGCCCGTGCCGGGGGCCGGCGCGGCCCGCACCGTCCGGGTCGAGGGCTTCCACGAGGGCGTGCTCGCCGCCGCCCGCACGATCGTCCGCTGA
- a CDS encoding sensor histidine kinase: MRGLIRSLGRSVWNEPRAPSAPRRVWRDWALVAVLVPVAVLEGVLRPDLPWRVPAVAVTVVLVPLLLWRRQKPLLMLVTAFVVSGVAALGAGGQDVETYTTAFVLILVYALFRWGSGREAVAGLGVALVALGLSAAQGRLAMGDLVAGLAVASAALGLGVATRFRAGARSRELDQVKLLEREQLARELHDLVAHHVSAMAIRAQAGLAAAAAEQPDAAADALRVIEAEASRTLAEMRTMVHVLRRNEPAELTPGKHLGDLAELAGRAKVGPAVDVRISGDVAGVPPSVGAAIYRIAQESVTNARRHARHATRIEVRVAADDAAVRLRVTDDGDGVVARQISSAGYGLIGMIERAGLLGGTCEAGPNPGRGWTVTAVLPRTGTAT; this comes from the coding sequence GTGCGCGGACTCATCCGCTCGTTAGGGCGCTCGGTGTGGAACGAGCCGCGGGCGCCCAGCGCGCCGCGGCGGGTCTGGCGGGACTGGGCGCTCGTCGCGGTGCTCGTGCCGGTGGCGGTCCTGGAGGGCGTGCTGCGGCCGGACCTGCCGTGGCGGGTGCCCGCGGTGGCCGTCACCGTCGTGCTGGTGCCGTTGCTGCTGTGGCGGCGTCAGAAGCCGCTGCTCATGCTGGTGACCGCGTTCGTGGTGAGCGGGGTCGCGGCGCTGGGCGCGGGCGGGCAGGACGTCGAGACGTACACGACGGCGTTCGTGCTGATCCTCGTCTACGCGCTGTTCCGCTGGGGGTCGGGGCGGGAGGCGGTCGCCGGTCTCGGCGTCGCGCTGGTCGCGCTGGGCCTGTCGGCGGCGCAGGGCCGGCTCGCGATGGGCGACCTGGTGGCGGGGCTGGCGGTCGCGTCGGCGGCGCTCGGGCTGGGCGTCGCGACGCGCTTCCGCGCGGGCGCGCGCTCGCGCGAGCTGGACCAGGTGAAGCTGCTGGAGCGCGAGCAGCTGGCCCGCGAGCTGCACGACCTGGTGGCCCACCACGTCTCGGCGATGGCGATCAGGGCGCAGGCGGGCCTCGCCGCGGCGGCGGCCGAGCAGCCGGACGCCGCGGCCGACGCGCTGCGGGTGATCGAGGCCGAGGCGTCACGCACGCTGGCCGAGATGCGCACCATGGTGCACGTGCTGCGCCGCAACGAGCCGGCCGAGCTGACGCCGGGCAAGCACCTGGGCGACCTGGCCGAGCTGGCGGGCCGGGCGAAGGTCGGGCCGGCCGTGGACGTACGGATCTCCGGCGACGTCGCGGGCGTGCCGCCGTCGGTGGGGGCGGCCATCTACCGCATCGCGCAGGAGTCGGTCACCAACGCCCGGCGGCACGCCAGGCACGCCACCCGCATCGAGGTGCGGGTCGCGGCCGACGACGCGGCGGTGCGGCTGCGGGTGACCGACGACGGCGACGGCGTCGTGGCCCGGCAGATCTCCTCGGCCGGGTACGGCCTGATCGGCATGATCGAACGCGCTGGCCTGCTGGGCGGCACCTGCGAGGCGGGCCCCAACCCGGGCCGCGGCTGGACCGTCACCGCCGTCCTGCCCAGAACGGGGACGGCGACGTGA
- a CDS encoding peptidoglycan recognition protein family protein — protein sequence MPFLTQLADVARRTGSPVTEVAGWRTRGHGPQPEVQGVVCHHTAGPAGGGDYPSLAVVRDGRPGLGGPLSHFGLGRSGRIYVIAAGRCWHNAPSTSPWHDNSSSLGIEAENNGTQPWPAAQRESYVRLCAELCREFGLPASRVRAHREVNTAKPDPHSIDMNDFRASVAAIVKGGQDAFWTEEIVRNLPVIRLGDDNYDVKTVRGCLFARGQVPPDAYAEVPGGLRAWLESTVADDGLVALVRAFQQASGLGADGVVGPETWPPLLRV from the coding sequence ATGCCGTTCCTGACCCAGCTCGCCGACGTCGCCCGCCGCACCGGCAGCCCGGTCACCGAGGTGGCCGGGTGGCGGACCCGGGGCCACGGGCCGCAGCCGGAGGTGCAGGGCGTCGTCTGCCACCACACGGCCGGCCCGGCCGGCGGCGGCGACTACCCGTCGCTGGCCGTGGTGCGCGACGGGCGGCCCGGCCTCGGCGGCCCGCTGTCGCACTTCGGGCTCGGCCGTTCCGGCCGCATCTACGTGATCGCCGCCGGACGCTGCTGGCACAACGCCCCCTCGACCTCGCCCTGGCACGACAACTCCAGCTCCCTCGGCATCGAGGCCGAGAACAACGGGACGCAGCCCTGGCCGGCCGCGCAGCGGGAGTCCTACGTCCGGCTGTGCGCGGAGCTGTGCCGCGAGTTCGGGCTGCCGGCCTCGCGGGTCAGGGCGCACCGCGAGGTCAACACCGCCAAGCCCGACCCCCACTCCATCGACATGAACGACTTCAGGGCGTCGGTGGCCGCCATCGTCAAGGGCGGCCAGGACGCCTTCTGGACGGAGGAGATCGTGAGGAACCTGCCGGTGATCCGGCTCGGCGACGACAACTACGACGTCAAGACCGTGCGCGGCTGCCTGTTCGCGCGGGGGCAGGTGCCCCCGGACGCGTACGCCGAGGTCCCCGGCGGGCTGCGCGCCTGGCTGGAGTCCACGGTCGCCGACGACGGCCTCGTGGCGCTGGTGCGCGCGTTCCAGCAGGCGAGCGGGCTCGGCGCGGACGGCGTCGTCGGCCCGGAGACCTGGCCGCCGCTGCTGCGGGTCTGA
- a CDS encoding LuxR C-terminal-related transcriptional regulator: protein MTIATRKSGLTLGPDGRQTMSPAGSLPAELNSFVGRRRELAEVKRLLGESRLVTLAGVGGVGKSRLALRAAFDLRRAYHDGVWLVELAALESPELLVATVMAALGIQDSPSRPSAEVLTAHLRDRRTLLVLDNCEHLLDACAALADRLVRAAPGLRILATSRQALGVPGEQVLPVPTLAVPDATGTRADGQTDATRLFAERARAVLPGFEITDANREAVAGVCRRLDGIPLAIELAAVRLRSLSVEQLLERLDDRFRLLTTGARTAMPRQQTLRSLIDWSHALCTEQERLLWSRLSVFSGGLDLEAAEQVCSGGGIAPDDVMDLVGGLVDKSVLAREEHRQSVRYRLLETIRQYGRERLRESGEEAELRARHRAYFRDLALRARRDWYGPDQVAWFARLRADHGNLRTALDSALPSPPHSAPSAVPSAVPSAVPSAVPSAVPSAVPSAVPSAVPYAPGPEATRDGLVLATALCFHWIAAGALREGRTWLGRLLAAAPEPQPERAEALCVQARLAVLQSDFEEADALLRECRELGRALPDPPPAAPVAYVAGLAALMRHDLQEAVTLLGEAADGHRADGEESGVVNALMYLATAHGLLGDDDQAAARFKECLARCEARHEHWFRSYTLWMFGIETWRQGDPARAIEMEHEAIRLKQPFDDRLGVALCVEALAWMTADTSAERAATLLGASQESWRAFGGPLFGYLAGYHDAAEALARERLGARAFAAAFRKGVELPPDDVPAYATGREKPPARAERTGGDSPLTRREREIAALVARGMSNKEIAATLVIAQRTAEAHVEHILCKLGFTSRAQIAAWTAGQGPPPEASPA from the coding sequence CTGGGCGAGAGCAGGCTGGTCACCCTGGCCGGCGTGGGCGGCGTCGGCAAGTCGCGGCTGGCGCTGCGGGCGGCCTTCGACCTGCGCAGGGCGTACCACGACGGGGTGTGGCTGGTGGAGCTGGCCGCGCTGGAGAGCCCCGAGCTGCTGGTCGCGACCGTCATGGCGGCGCTCGGCATCCAGGACAGCCCGTCGCGGCCCTCCGCCGAGGTGCTGACCGCCCACCTGCGCGACCGGCGCACGCTGCTGGTCCTGGACAACTGCGAACACCTGCTGGACGCCTGCGCGGCCCTGGCCGACCGGCTCGTACGCGCCGCGCCCGGCCTGCGGATCCTCGCCACCAGCAGGCAGGCGCTCGGCGTCCCTGGCGAACAGGTCCTGCCGGTGCCGACGCTGGCCGTCCCCGACGCCACCGGGACGCGGGCGGACGGACAGACCGACGCGACGCGGCTGTTCGCCGAACGGGCGCGGGCCGTGCTGCCCGGCTTCGAGATCACCGACGCCAACCGCGAGGCCGTCGCAGGCGTCTGCCGCCGGCTGGACGGCATCCCGCTCGCGATCGAGCTCGCGGCCGTACGGTTGCGGTCGCTGTCGGTCGAGCAGCTCCTGGAGCGGCTGGACGACCGCTTCCGGCTGCTCACCACCGGGGCCAGGACCGCGATGCCGCGCCAGCAGACCCTGCGCTCGCTCATCGACTGGAGCCACGCCCTCTGCACCGAGCAGGAACGGCTGCTGTGGAGCCGGCTGTCGGTGTTCTCCGGAGGGCTCGACCTGGAGGCGGCCGAGCAGGTGTGCTCCGGCGGCGGGATCGCTCCCGACGACGTGATGGACCTGGTCGGCGGGCTGGTGGACAAGTCGGTGCTGGCCCGCGAGGAGCACCGGCAGAGCGTCAGGTACCGGCTGCTGGAGACCATCCGCCAGTACGGGCGCGAGCGGCTGCGCGAGTCGGGCGAGGAGGCGGAGCTGCGGGCCAGGCACCGCGCCTACTTCCGCGACCTGGCCCTGCGCGCCCGGCGCGACTGGTACGGGCCCGACCAGGTCGCCTGGTTCGCCCGGCTGCGCGCCGACCACGGCAACCTGCGCACCGCCCTGGACTCCGCCCTGCCCTCCCCACCGCACTCCGCGCCGTCCGCCGTGCCGTCCGCCGTGCCGTCCGCCGTGCCGTCCGCCGTGCCGTCCGCCGTGCCGTCCGCCGTGCCGTCCGCCGTGCCGTCCGCCGTCCCGTACGCGCCGGGGCCGGAGGCCACCCGCGACGGGCTGGTGCTCGCCACGGCGCTCTGCTTCCACTGGATCGCGGCCGGGGCGCTGCGCGAGGGCCGGACATGGCTGGGGCGGCTGCTGGCCGCCGCGCCCGAGCCGCAGCCCGAGCGGGCCGAGGCGCTGTGCGTCCAGGCCCGGCTCGCGGTGCTGCAGAGCGACTTCGAGGAGGCGGACGCGCTCCTGCGGGAGTGCCGGGAGCTGGGCCGCGCCCTGCCCGACCCGCCGCCGGCCGCGCCCGTCGCCTACGTCGCCGGCCTGGCCGCGCTGATGCGGCACGACCTCCAGGAGGCCGTGACGCTGCTCGGCGAGGCCGCCGACGGCCACCGCGCGGACGGCGAGGAGAGCGGCGTGGTCAACGCGCTGATGTACCTGGCCACCGCGCACGGCCTGCTCGGCGACGACGACCAGGCCGCCGCCCGGTTCAAGGAGTGCCTGGCGCGGTGCGAGGCGCGCCACGAGCACTGGTTCCGCTCCTACACGCTGTGGATGTTCGGCATCGAGACCTGGCGGCAGGGCGACCCGGCCCGCGCGATCGAGATGGAGCACGAGGCCATCCGGCTCAAGCAGCCGTTCGACGACCGGCTCGGCGTCGCGCTCTGCGTCGAGGCGCTGGCCTGGATGACCGCGGACACCTCGGCCGAGCGGGCCGCCACGCTGCTCGGCGCCTCTCAGGAGAGCTGGCGGGCGTTCGGCGGGCCGCTGTTCGGCTACCTGGCCGGTTACCACGACGCGGCCGAGGCGCTGGCGCGCGAACGCCTCGGCGCCCGCGCGTTCGCCGCCGCCTTCCGCAAGGGCGTGGAGCTGCCGCCCGACGACGTGCCCGCGTACGCGACCGGCCGCGAGAAGCCGCCGGCCCGCGCCGAGCGGACCGGCGGGGACTCGCCGCTCACCCGCCGCGAGCGGGAGATCGCGGCGCTGGTCGCGCGGGGCATGAGCAACAAGGAGATCGCGGCCACCCTGGTGATCGCGCAACGCACCGCCGAGGCGCACGTCGAGCACATCCTGTGCAAGCTCGGCTTCACCTCCCGGGCCCAGATCGCGGCCTGGACCGCCGGGCAGGGCCCGCCGCCGGAGGCGAGCCCCGCGTGA
- a CDS encoding LuxR C-terminal-related transcriptional regulator, with the protein MILDLQPGIEVVAEAGDGRRAVELARRLRPDVCLFDIRMPALDGIEATRLLAGPDVADPVAVVVITTFDLDEYVYAALRAGARGFLLKDAGPDLLAQAVRAAARGDALIAPNVTARLLGAFAGSAPSAPPAQPVEALTEREEEILATVARGRTNSEIAAELHISLSTVKSHVASLMTKLGVRNRVEIAMWAYETDRVRR; encoded by the coding sequence ATGATCCTCGACCTCCAGCCCGGCATCGAGGTGGTCGCCGAGGCCGGCGACGGGCGGCGCGCGGTCGAGCTGGCCCGGCGGCTGCGCCCGGACGTCTGCCTGTTCGACATCCGCATGCCCGCCCTGGACGGCATCGAGGCGACCCGCCTGCTGGCCGGCCCGGACGTCGCCGACCCCGTCGCGGTGGTCGTCATCACGACCTTCGACCTGGACGAATACGTCTACGCCGCGCTGCGGGCGGGCGCCCGCGGCTTCCTGCTGAAGGACGCGGGCCCCGACCTGCTGGCGCAGGCGGTGCGGGCGGCGGCCAGGGGCGACGCGCTCATCGCCCCCAATGTCACCGCCCGGCTGCTCGGCGCGTTCGCCGGGTCGGCCCCGTCCGCGCCGCCCGCGCAGCCGGTCGAGGCGCTGACGGAGCGGGAGGAGGAGATCCTGGCGACGGTGGCGCGCGGCCGGACCAACAGCGAGATCGCCGCCGAGCTGCACATCTCGCTCAGCACGGTCAAGAGCCACGTGGCCAGCCTCATGACCAAGCTCGGCGTGCGCAACCGGGTCGAGATCGCGATGTGGGCCTACGAGACCGACCGGGTCAGGCGCTGA
- a CDS encoding DUF2306 domain-containing protein has product MTQASVPTGSAGRRASRLVPAALIALSVVPLVAGALRLSALSGGPDVMPDGARFAAVPVPVVAHILAATGYTVLGAFQFGGRRPPARHRLMGRILVPLGLVVALSGVWMTLIYPRQDGDGDLLAGFRLGFGSLMAAALVLGLAAVLRRRHARHRAWMIRAYALGLGAGSQALILGVWTAAAGGDPTGTTRALLLGAGWAVNLAVAEGLIRRRTGRRVSA; this is encoded by the coding sequence ATGACTCAGGCATCCGTCCCCACCGGCTCAGCGGGGCGGCGCGCGTCCCGGCTCGTGCCCGCCGCGCTGATCGCGCTCTCCGTCGTCCCCCTGGTGGCCGGCGCGCTCCGGCTGTCCGCCCTGTCCGGCGGCCCGGACGTCATGCCGGACGGCGCCCGCTTCGCCGCCGTGCCGGTGCCCGTCGTGGCGCACATCCTGGCGGCGACCGGGTACACCGTGCTCGGGGCCTTCCAGTTCGGCGGACGCCGCCCGCCCGCCCGGCATCGGCTGATGGGGCGGATCCTGGTGCCGCTCGGGCTGGTCGTGGCGCTGTCGGGCGTGTGGATGACCCTCATCTACCCCCGCCAGGACGGCGACGGCGACCTGCTGGCCGGCTTCCGGCTCGGGTTCGGCTCGCTCATGGCGGCCGCGCTCGTCCTCGGCCTGGCCGCCGTGCTCCGCCGCCGCCACGCCCGCCACCGCGCCTGGATGATCCGCGCCTACGCGCTGGGCCTCGGCGCGGGCAGCCAGGCGCTGATCCTGGGCGTCTGGACGGCCGCCGCCGGCGGCGACCCCACGGGCACGACGCGGGCGCTGCTGCTGGGCGCCGGATGGGCGGTCAACCTGGCCGTGGCCGAAGGGCTGATCCGCCGCAGGACGGGCCGCCGGGTCAGCGCCTGA
- a CDS encoding class I SAM-dependent methyltransferase yields the protein MSLGKLLSHGHADKGQTIDHPRAYEVLSAIGFGGGRRAAFTRVAAAARPRPGDRVLDVGCGTGYLTRVLAPVVGPDGHVTGLDPSPAMVDHARRRAPRNCDYVEGVGQDLPFPDGSFDVVVSSLAVHHMPAAARPEALRQMHRVLRPGGRLLIAEFRPPRGRAARRLVGLLSGPAMRQDPRDLLGTLIPDAGFTVEAEGELPFPLSYVRARKDG from the coding sequence ATGAGCCTGGGGAAGCTGCTCAGCCACGGCCATGCCGACAAGGGTCAGACGATCGACCATCCGCGCGCGTACGAGGTCCTCTCGGCGATCGGCTTCGGCGGGGGGCGCCGGGCCGCGTTCACCCGGGTGGCCGCGGCGGCCCGGCCGAGGCCCGGTGACCGGGTGCTGGACGTCGGCTGCGGCACCGGCTACCTCACGCGCGTCCTCGCCCCGGTCGTCGGGCCGGACGGCCACGTCACAGGGCTGGACCCGTCGCCCGCGATGGTCGACCACGCCCGCCGCCGCGCTCCCCGCAACTGCGACTACGTGGAGGGCGTGGGGCAGGACCTGCCGTTCCCCGACGGCTCGTTCGACGTCGTGGTCTCCAGCCTCGCCGTGCACCACATGCCCGCCGCGGCCCGGCCCGAGGCGCTGCGGCAGATGCACCGGGTGCTGCGGCCCGGCGGGCGGCTGCTCATCGCCGAGTTCCGGCCGCCGCGGGGCCGGGCGGCGCGGCGGCTCGTCGGGCTGCTGTCCGGCCCGGCCATGCGGCAGGACCCGCGTGACCTGCTCGGCACGCTGATCCCGGACGCCGGGTTCACGGTGGAGGCCGAGGGGGAGCTGCCGTTCCCGCTGTCCTACGTCCGGGCGCGCAAGGACGGGTGA